From Streptomyces yatensis, one genomic window encodes:
- the gatC gene encoding Asp-tRNA(Asn)/Glu-tRNA(Gln) amidotransferase subunit GatC, whose product MPGITREEVAHLARLARLELKAEELDHFAGQLDDIIGAVARVSEVADQDVPPTSHPLPLTNVMRADEVRPSLTPQQALACAPAQEQQRFKVPQILGEE is encoded by the coding sequence ATGCCTGGCATCACGCGCGAGGAGGTCGCCCACCTCGCCCGGCTGGCGCGTCTGGAGCTGAAGGCCGAAGAGCTCGACCACTTCGCCGGACAGCTGGACGACATCATCGGCGCGGTCGCCCGCGTCTCCGAGGTCGCCGACCAAGACGTACCGCCGACCTCCCACCCGCTGCCGCTGACCAACGTCATGCGCGCGGACGAGGTCCGTCCGTCCCTGACCCCGCAGCAGGCCCTGGCCTGCGCCCCGGCCCAGGAGCAGCAGCGTTTCAAGGTGCCGCAGATCCTGGGGGAGGAGTGA
- a CDS encoding methionine synthase, with the protein MPGGDAREAVKTVTGSLEALPYLPELPARGPGADMIGRTAGMLAELYAHVEPSGWRISDRPGRDTRRARAWMGEDLDALEEFTQGYQGALKVSAVGPWTLAASLELRGGEVALSDPGACRDLTASLVEGCRAHLAEVRRRVPGAEVVLQLDEPSLTSVLRGSVRSASGYRTHAAVDRGVVEGALRTLVEAAGGPVVVHSCAPAVPFGLLRRAGVEGISFPLSLLTESEEEAIGEAVEGGTALLIGAVPGTDAPLSDPAGSVSGVRTLWRRLGLSPETLAESVVITPSCGLAGASPGYARAALAHCVRAARSLADNPE; encoded by the coding sequence ATGCCGGGCGGCGACGCGCGGGAGGCCGTGAAGACCGTCACCGGGTCGCTGGAGGCCCTGCCGTATCTTCCGGAGCTGCCCGCGCGGGGGCCCGGCGCGGACATGATCGGGCGCACCGCCGGGATGCTGGCTGAGCTGTACGCGCATGTGGAGCCGAGCGGCTGGCGGATCAGCGACCGGCCGGGCCGGGATACCCGGCGGGCCCGCGCCTGGATGGGCGAGGACCTGGACGCGCTGGAGGAGTTCACCCAGGGGTACCAGGGTGCGCTCAAGGTGTCGGCCGTGGGCCCCTGGACCCTGGCCGCCTCCCTCGAACTGCGCGGCGGCGAGGTCGCGCTGAGCGACCCGGGCGCCTGCCGTGATCTGACGGCCTCGCTCGTCGAAGGGTGCCGCGCCCATCTGGCGGAGGTGCGCCGCCGGGTGCCGGGCGCCGAGGTGGTGCTGCAGCTCGACGAGCCGTCGCTGACCTCGGTGCTGCGCGGGAGCGTCCGCAGCGCCAGCGGCTACCGCACCCACGCCGCCGTGGACCGGGGCGTGGTCGAGGGCGCGCTGCGGACTCTGGTGGAGGCGGCCGGCGGGCCGGTGGTGGTGCACTCGTGCGCGCCCGCCGTGCCGTTCGGGCTGCTGCGGCGCGCGGGCGTCGAGGGCATCTCCTTTCCCCTGTCGCTCCTCACGGAGAGTGAGGAGGAGGCGATCGGGGAGGCCGTGGAGGGCGGTACGGCGCTGCTCATCGGCGCGGTACCCGGCACCGATGCCCCATTGTCGGACCCTGCCGGTAGCGTCAGTGGTGTCAGGACGCTGTGGCGCAGGCTGGGGCTGTCACCGGAGACTCTCGCGGAATCCGTGGTGATCACCCCGTCGTGCGGGCTCGCGGGCGCCTCGCCCGGGTACGCCCGCGCCGCGCTGGCCCACTGCGTCCGGGCGGCGAGATCGCTCGCGGACAACCCTGAGTAA
- a CDS encoding putative bifunctional diguanylate cyclase/phosphodiesterase, which produces MKPTESAAPASRLRRAVLPALPAAAVAMAAFALGIGVFRVLDAGNALFPDGTVGWSLAVLTGIIVGHLVALGRDRWWGGTGSGAALTLAALLLYGWIPAVLVSLAVVVLVGAARRHRWRQAVLHGAVDILGVGAAALTLAAFGTTPSVEHPWRTDTWDVSAIPQTALAAFVYLAVTRALLWCSLAPPGAGLPTVARTALFRQALVGIALLGIAPLIVVVAGDTPLLLPLFAVPLVALDSTLWIARVRAEEQLRDPLTGLPNRQWLLERTWTALDESERAGTRTALVLLDLDRFRSVNDTLGHLAGDRLLLQIAERLRLALPRGAEVARLGGDEFAVLLPTTDSLTSAQRSARVLVGDLGSPLDLDGLTLVLEASAGVAVYPDHALDAEGLLRRADVAMYQAKRDRSGVELYEARRDGNTPDRLGLLGDLRRALDAGDVELHYQPKVGFDGHVAGLEALVRWVHPDRGRVPPDEFISMAESSGLMPRLTEYVLETALGQVARWRADGLEVPVAVNVSPRDVHTPGFAGAVAGRLARHGVPAGALQLEITEHVLLEDPQRAADTLAGLTGHGVKMSLDDFGTGYSSLVHLRRLPVSELKIDRSFVARLAVDNEDAEIVRCTVDLAHSLGLLVVAEGVEDDETWERLRDLGCDAVQGWLVAAAMPPDETTAWLRARGEGGWHRETAEPSDQAQAPAEEDADQPVT; this is translated from the coding sequence ATGAAACCGACCGAAAGCGCCGCCCCGGCGTCGCGGCTGCGCCGGGCCGTGCTGCCCGCGCTGCCGGCCGCGGCGGTCGCCATGGCGGCTTTCGCACTCGGCATCGGGGTATTCCGAGTGCTCGACGCGGGCAATGCGCTCTTTCCCGACGGCACCGTGGGCTGGTCGCTCGCCGTGCTCACCGGAATCATCGTCGGCCATCTGGTCGCCCTCGGGCGCGACCGCTGGTGGGGCGGCACCGGTTCCGGGGCCGCGTTAACCCTGGCCGCGCTGCTGCTCTACGGCTGGATTCCGGCCGTGCTGGTGAGCCTCGCCGTGGTCGTCCTGGTCGGCGCCGCCCGCCGGCACCGATGGCGGCAGGCCGTCCTGCACGGCGCGGTCGACATTCTCGGGGTCGGCGCGGCCGCCCTCACCCTCGCCGCCTTCGGCACCACCCCCTCGGTCGAACACCCCTGGCGCACCGACACCTGGGACGTCTCCGCCATCCCCCAGACGGCCCTGGCCGCCTTCGTCTATCTCGCGGTGACCCGCGCACTGCTGTGGTGCTCCCTCGCCCCGCCCGGCGCCGGACTGCCCACCGTCGCCCGCACCGCCCTCTTCCGGCAGGCCCTCGTCGGCATCGCGCTCCTCGGCATCGCCCCGCTCATCGTGGTCGTCGCCGGGGACACCCCGCTGCTGCTCCCGCTGTTCGCGGTGCCGCTGGTCGCCCTGGACTCCACGCTGTGGATCGCCCGGGTCCGCGCCGAGGAGCAGTTGCGCGACCCGCTCACCGGGCTGCCCAACCGCCAATGGCTGCTGGAGCGCACCTGGACCGCGCTGGACGAGTCCGAGCGGGCCGGCACCCGCACCGCGCTGGTCCTGCTGGACCTCGACCGCTTCCGTTCGGTCAACGACACCCTGGGCCATCTGGCCGGTGACCGGCTGCTGCTGCAGATCGCCGAGCGGCTGCGGCTCGCCCTGCCCCGCGGGGCGGAGGTGGCCCGGCTCGGCGGCGACGAGTTCGCGGTGCTGCTGCCCACCACCGACTCGCTCACCAGCGCCCAGCGCAGCGCCCGCGTCCTCGTCGGCGACCTCGGCTCCCCCCTCGACCTCGACGGACTGACCCTGGTGCTGGAGGCCAGCGCCGGGGTCGCCGTCTACCCCGACCACGCACTGGACGCCGAGGGGCTGCTGCGCCGCGCCGACGTCGCGATGTACCAGGCCAAGCGGGACCGCAGCGGAGTCGAGCTCTACGAGGCCCGGCGCGACGGCAACACCCCCGACCGGCTCGGGCTGCTCGGCGATCTGCGGCGCGCCCTGGACGCGGGCGACGTCGAGCTGCACTACCAGCCCAAGGTCGGCTTCGACGGGCATGTGGCGGGCCTGGAGGCGCTGGTGCGCTGGGTCCACCCGGACCGGGGCAGGGTGCCGCCGGACGAGTTCATCTCCATGGCCGAGAGCTCCGGGCTGATGCCCCGGCTGACCGAGTACGTCCTGGAGACCGCCCTGGGCCAGGTCGCGCGCTGGCGCGCCGACGGCCTCGAGGTGCCGGTCGCGGTCAACGTCTCGCCGCGCGATGTCCACACCCCCGGCTTCGCGGGCGCGGTCGCCGGGCGGCTGGCCCGGCACGGCGTCCCGGCCGGCGCCCTGCAGCTGGAGATAACCGAGCACGTCCTGCTGGAGGACCCGCAGCGGGCCGCCGACACGCTGGCCGGGCTCACCGGCCACGGCGTGAAGATGTCGCTCGACGACTTCGGGACGGGCTACTCCTCGCTGGTCCATCTGCGGCGGCTGCCGGTGAGCGAGCTCAAGATCGACCGTTCCTTCGTGGCCCGGCTGGCCGTGGACAACGAGGACGCCGAGATCGTCCGCTGTACCGTCGACCTCGCCCACTCGCTGGGCCTGCTCGTGGTGGCCGAGGGCGTCGAGGACGACGAGACCTGGGAGCGGCTGCGGGACCTGGGCTGCGACGCGGTGCAGGGCTGGCTGGTGGCCGCCGCGATGCCGCCGGACGAGACGACGGCCTGGCTGCGGGCGCGGGGCGAGGGCGGCTGGCACCGCGAGACGGCGGAGCCGTCGGACCAGGCGCAGGCTCCCGCGGAGGAAGACGCGGACCAGCCCGTGACGTGA
- the ligA gene encoding NAD-dependent DNA ligase LigA, with amino-acid sequence MAGEQQSKVPAEVRERHARLAEQIEEHRFRYYVKDAPVVSDAEFDKLMRELEALEEETPALRTPDSPTQKVAGAYETEFTEVAHRERMLSLDNAFDDEELATWADRIAKELGSGAYHFLCELKVDGLAVNLTYEHGRLTRAATRGDGRTGEDITPNVRTIAKIPNRLTGDRIPALVEVRGEVFLARERFEELNAGLVEAGKPPFANPRNAAAGSLRQKDPKVTASRPLDMVVHGIGARDGFDIDRLSQAYELLHEWGLPTAAHFKVVDTIEAVREYIAYYGDSDHRHSVEHEIDGAVVKLDEIPLQGRLGSTSRAPRWAIAWKFPPEEVNTKLVDIRVGVGRTGRVTPYAVVEPITVAGSEVEFATLHNQDVVKAKGVLIGDTVVLRKAGDVIPEILGPVVDLRDGSEREFVMPATCPECDTPLQPAKEGDVDLRCPNSRSCPAQLRERIFYLAGRKSLDIENLGYVAAAALTQPLEPTDPPVKDEGDLFDLKIEQLLPIRSYVLDPDSGLPKRDPETGEEKVVTFFATQKGEAKKNALAMLANIEAAKERPLARIITGLSIRHVGPVAATALAREFRSLDRIAEAGEEELAAVEGVGPTIAASLKEWFAVDWHREILEKWRRAGVRLEEEGGEDEGPRPLESLTVVVTGTLQSYTRDGAKEALQSRGAKVTGSVSKKTDFVVVGDNPGSKYDKAMQVKVPVLDEEGFGVLLEQGPDAAREVAMTPPEESAE; translated from the coding sequence GTGGCCGGCGAACAGCAGTCGAAGGTCCCCGCCGAGGTGCGGGAGAGGCACGCCAGGCTCGCTGAGCAGATCGAGGAGCACCGCTTCCGGTACTACGTGAAGGACGCGCCCGTCGTCAGCGACGCGGAGTTCGACAAGCTCATGCGCGAGCTGGAGGCGCTGGAGGAGGAGACCCCCGCGCTGCGTACGCCCGACTCGCCGACCCAGAAGGTCGCGGGGGCGTACGAGACGGAGTTCACCGAGGTCGCGCACCGCGAGCGGATGCTCAGCCTCGACAACGCGTTCGACGACGAGGAGCTGGCCACCTGGGCGGACCGCATCGCCAAGGAGCTGGGCAGCGGCGCCTACCACTTCCTGTGCGAGCTGAAGGTGGACGGCCTCGCGGTCAACCTCACCTATGAGCACGGGCGGCTGACCCGCGCCGCGACCCGTGGCGACGGCCGCACCGGCGAGGACATCACCCCCAATGTGCGCACGATCGCCAAGATCCCCAACCGGCTGACGGGCGACCGGATCCCGGCGCTGGTGGAGGTGCGCGGTGAGGTCTTCCTGGCCCGCGAGCGATTCGAGGAGCTGAACGCCGGTCTGGTCGAGGCGGGCAAGCCACCGTTCGCCAACCCGCGGAACGCGGCGGCCGGTTCACTGCGCCAGAAGGACCCGAAGGTCACCGCCTCCCGGCCGCTGGACATGGTGGTGCACGGCATCGGCGCGCGCGACGGCTTCGACATCGACCGGCTGTCGCAGGCGTACGAGCTGCTGCACGAATGGGGGCTGCCCACCGCCGCCCACTTCAAAGTGGTGGACACGATCGAGGCCGTGCGCGAGTACATCGCGTACTACGGGGACAGCGACCACCGGCACTCGGTGGAGCACGAGATCGACGGCGCGGTCGTCAAGCTGGACGAGATCCCGCTGCAGGGGCGGCTGGGCTCCACCTCGCGGGCGCCGCGCTGGGCGATCGCCTGGAAGTTCCCGCCCGAGGAGGTCAACACCAAGCTGGTCGACATCCGGGTGGGCGTGGGGCGCACGGGGCGGGTGACGCCTTATGCGGTGGTCGAGCCGATCACGGTCGCGGGCTCGGAGGTCGAATTCGCGACGCTGCACAACCAGGATGTCGTCAAGGCCAAAGGTGTGCTGATCGGTGACACCGTGGTGCTGCGCAAAGCGGGCGACGTCATTCCGGAAATCCTGGGCCCGGTCGTCGATCTGCGGGACGGCAGCGAGCGGGAATTCGTGATGCCGGCCACCTGCCCCGAGTGCGATACGCCGCTGCAGCCCGCCAAGGAGGGCGATGTCGATCTGCGGTGTCCCAACAGCCGGTCCTGCCCGGCGCAGCTGCGCGAGCGGATTTTCTATCTCGCCGGGCGGAAATCCCTCGACATCGAGAATCTCGGCTATGTCGCCGCCGCCGCCCTCACCCAGCCGCTGGAACCGACCGATCCACCGGTGAAGGACGAGGGCGATCTGTTCGATCTGAAGATCGAACAATTGCTGCCCATTCGGTCGTATGTACTGGACCCGGACAGCGGACTGCCCAAGCGCGATCCCGAGACCGGCGAGGAGAAGGTCGTCACCTTCTTCGCCACCCAGAAGGGCGAGGCGAAGAAGAACGCCCTGGCGATGCTGGCCAATATCGAGGCGGCCAAGGAGCGCCCGCTGGCCCGGATCATCACCGGCCTTTCGATCCGTCATGTCGGCCCCGTCGCCGCCACCGCACTGGCCCGTGAATTCCGCTCGCTGGACCGGATCGCCGAGGCGGGCGAGGAGGAGCTGGCGGCCGTGGAGGGGGTGGGGCCGACCATCGCCGCCTCGCTCAAGGAGTGGTTCGCGGTCGACTGGCACCGCGAGATCCTGGAGAAATGGCGGCGGGCCGGGGTCCGGCTGGAGGAGGAGGGCGGCGAGGACGAAGGCCCTCGTCCGCTGGAGAGCCTCACCGTCGTCGTCACCGGAACGCTCCAGTCGTACACCCGAGATGGGGCCAAAGAGGCGCTGCAGAGCCGTGGTGCCAAAGTCACCGGATCGGTTTCGAAAAAGACCGATTTCGTGGTAGTCGGCGACAATCCGGGCTCGAAGTACGACAAAGCGATGCAGGTGAAGGTTCCCGTGCTCGATGAGGAAGGATTTGGCGTCCTCCTCGAACAGGGACCGGACGCGGCGAGAGAGGTCGCGATGACGCCTCCGGAAGAGTCCGCCGAGTAG
- a CDS encoding SDR family oxidoreductase yields the protein MGTHLITGAGSGIGAAVTERLAERGEELWLLARDAGRAKELTERFPGVRTVVGDLADPDRLSWALGHQTLPDRLDSLLHIAGVVDLGEVGELTPKAWTRQLNANLVAPAELTRLLLPQLRLAQGHVIFVNSGAGLRANAQWAAYAASKHGLKALADALRWEESDNGLRVTTVYPGRTATPMQVKVHQQEGKEYDAERWMEPGTVATTILTALDLPRDAEITDLQVRPRG from the coding sequence ATGGGAACGCATCTGATCACTGGGGCAGGCTCGGGCATCGGCGCGGCGGTCACCGAGCGGCTGGCCGAGCGCGGCGAGGAGCTGTGGCTGCTGGCGCGGGACGCCGGGCGGGCGAAGGAGCTGACGGAGCGGTTCCCGGGCGTGCGGACGGTCGTCGGCGACCTGGCGGACCCGGACCGGCTCTCCTGGGCGCTGGGTCACCAGACGCTGCCCGACCGGCTCGACTCGCTGCTGCACATCGCCGGGGTGGTCGACCTGGGCGAGGTCGGTGAGCTGACCCCGAAGGCGTGGACCCGCCAGCTCAACGCCAACCTCGTGGCTCCCGCCGAGCTGACCCGCCTGCTGCTGCCGCAACTGCGGCTCGCCCAGGGGCATGTCATCTTCGTCAACTCCGGGGCCGGGCTGCGCGCCAACGCCCAGTGGGCCGCGTACGCCGCCAGCAAGCACGGGCTCAAGGCGCTGGCCGACGCGCTGCGCTGGGAGGAGAGCGACAACGGCCTCCGGGTGACCACGGTCTACCCGGGGCGCACGGCCACCCCGATGCAGGTGAAGGTGCACCAGCAGGAGGGCAAGGAGTACGACGCGGAGCGCTGGATGGAGCCCGGGACCGTGGCGACGACCATCCTGACCGCGCTCGACCTGCCGCGCGACGCCGAAATCACCGACCTCCAGGTCCGCCCCCGCGGCTGA